DNA sequence from the Nicotiana tomentosiformis chromosome 3, ASM39032v3, whole genome shotgun sequence genome:
GGGCGGGTTCAACCTTAACCCGCGAAGATTATAACCCGCCCCGCATAAcaaaattttctatttttaaccCGCCCCATCCCGCCCCGCAatattttttattcttaattttttttaatgatgCTAAACCTTTTTTAACTTGAAGGTCATTCCGTCAAcactatttttatattattttcagcttaaaatattattttaattatcaGCTTTAGACAGTAATTACTATACTCACTTTTTTCCTTatctaatatttttttttctacttTGACTCACCAACCGAAACTCTTTGTATATAAAAAACATATGCTTAGGAGAGACCTATAtatgttattttaattttttttaactagGATGATTTTAACTTTGGTGCTCCAAAATTTATGATCTTGTAATTTACTTAAAGAACATGCTTATATAATCAAAGGGGGACCCAGAATTTAAAGGTGGTGGGGCATATGAGCATACTGCTCAACCAATACTCCATTGGACTTTTGATCTTAAGGGTTCTAGACAAAATATATgattgttttatatatatatatatatatatatatatatagagagagagagagagagtttttgCCGAGATTAACGAAATTTTTACCGAGGTTAAGGGGATCCGGTGACTCCTCTTCTCTATACATAGGTCCGCCTTTGTCTATAACCATATAAATTAAGACATGCTTTAATAACCATTTAAATTAAGAtcacaaaatttaaaaataatttttatatgcaCAAAAAGTCATTTACGTTTActgattgatatatatatatatatatatgtcaaacaCTGTAATATAAAATAAAACGAATAGTTATTCTCGATATCTCTGGTATAACTACTCGTTGATATAAACGTTTGAGCTTTCCCAAGGAGGTACAGACCAGTCGATTTCTTTCTCTGAGGTTGACAAAAGTATCCAGTGGTTAACGCCATTGATTAATCATTTCCATTTTGTCATCTTCACTACTAAAAAGATCGTCTGATTTTATTCTGTCCCTGCAGAAGATTTTAGAGTGAACTCCTTTGATTTGAGCTTTGATATGAACTGAAAGTAATTAAATATTTCTACTACAATTTTACAAATTATTAAACTCTTCTGTGAAGAAAAGAAATTCCCATATATTTCgtgtttttttttcttgttaATTCAAATGGCCCATATGTACGTATAATCACTAATTATCTGATTTTTGCTAATGAACCCTCGACAGGTTGGTCACTGATATTCCAGCTACCACAGGTGCAAGTTTTGGTAAGCAGCTCTTTCGTTTAATTGTGTGAGCCAATTTCCTTTAAATCTTGTCAAAGACAAATACACAAATATTAATTAGAAGATGAACAAAAAGGCAATATGATGTTATAGTCTAGAGCTCttagaattaaaaaaaatggttCAACATAACATTTTACaatttaaatagaaaaaaatGACTATAAATTAAGATCTCTTATTTTTTAGATCTCTTAcggataaaaataaatatttcttaGAAAATTTGACATAAAACTAAAAAAACTTTGTATacgtaaaaaaaaatatttatcaaggacaAAAGTGGAAATTCTCGCTCAAATATTTTACCTTAGTAGTGCACAAACATCATCGTACCACAGGATTTGATGGGATAGTAGGAATTTCTCTACTTTTAATTAGAAATTCTAGTTTGAGCTTTGGCAACAGAAAATTTCGTAGTAGAAAGCATTTCACTCCTTAACATAATTTGAGCCGCGTCTAAACTAAATGTTGGGCAAGGTTCCATGctctctcttatatatatatgGACACACTATCCCTTCCGACTATGTTATGGGGAAGGGGAGGTTAGATCTACTCATTGATTTTATATTAGATGAGTGGCCGTACTATAATCGTTCAGGAGATATAGGCCCATGCGCTACACACAAAAATCAATTGGCTTACTCAATTCGAATCAGAATTAGTCTAGATgtttagaagaagaaaaaaggacTATCATCAAGATTTATCTTATCAACTTTAGTGGTCCAATACTATGTATAAATAACAATGGCAAGTCCTTAAGATCCATAGCTTTTTAGGAGCTATAGTATTTGCTTTTATGAATGTCATGTCCTCCTTTCTTTCTCCTTTGTTCCTTTTCCCAAAATAGACCAAACATTATCACTAATGCTTTGTTATTGTCATAAGCATAAAAAAGTTAGTGTTTTCATATTTGTGGGCAATGTTGCCTTTTATCATGTTGTCACAAATTCTCAATGTGATTGATGTGCCCTAAGCTTTCCTAAAAGGGATGCTAATGGTCTAATATCTTTCTTAAGTTCCATCACTTTAATATTgatattagttatacataggttTAAAAAACACTATCAAACAAGAGATTAATAATACAAAAACTAATAAATGTATTATAATACATCATACCAAACCACCCCTAAAAGATGAAGATCCAGTCTTTGAGCCTATGGAtgtattaatttaatttatttgttgattGGTCACTTTTAACACATGCCGCAGGATTTGTTTTTCTGTGCTACAACGTAGTTTGTCGACATTCCAACCGAGGAGTATTTTGAATGTGTACATAACTAGATTGCACATATGATTGTCGTTTAGGGTTTAAAGAATGTCCAATCTTAATGCTTCGCTAATTAATCTTTGAAAAAATACATAGAATATACTTGAAAAGCCGgaagaatatatatataagtttgaGCTATTACAAAAAATCacatttttactatttaatatgTTATGTCTGAACTAGCCCCTCATGTGTGGAGCTGGTGCCTTTTCATACTGTATTATATTATGTCGCAATATGTCTCCTCACTTATAGGGCTGATTCTTTTTCATGGACCAAATAACGTATAACTTTCTGGTGACGAGATTGAAACTCATGACCTCCTATTGTTCTAATATCATATTGAATTATGTGATTATCTCATTTAATAGTTTAAAATTGTTAGTATCATGAGCACACTTTTAATTGATTAATTACATGATGTCTTAGCAATTATTACCACATGATATATATGAACAAATTATCTATTTATATAAATGGTATTATTATAGGCCAGGAAATTGTGTGCTATGAAAGTCCAAGGCCAACAATGGGAATACATCGCTTTGTATTCGTATTGTTTAGACAATTGGGTCGACAGACAGTGTATGCTCCAGGATGGCGTCAGAATTTCAATACAAAAGATTTTGCTGAACTCTATAATCTTGGTTTACCAGTTGCTGCTGTCTATTTTAATTGTCAAAGAGAGAGTGGCAGTGGTGGACGTAGAAGGTCTGCCGATTGATGACATGCACTTTTAATATCCTTTTTAATCACTCTACCAATAGAGATATGAGCTTTGattggaaaagaaaagaaaaaatgttTAAAAACTTGTGTGCAACAAAATGGCACATTAGCTTAACCAGCAATATTGCCATACATCTGTAGTTGTACTTTCTATTACTGCATAATATAATGCCTGTCTTGTCTAATAATTACCAGCTGAAGTTgattttaggaagtttgaattGTTCCTTCGTATTTATATCCAAATTTTGGTATCACCACTTTGTTCTCCTTCTAACCTTTAGAGCTTGTTTGGATTAGCTGATCGTAAGTAATTGATAAGTTTGAaatgatgaaaaatatttttaagtgttAAAATTGAGGTTTTAAATAATCATTTACATATTATGAAACTGATAATAAGTAGTTGATGTATTTGGTAGAAAAGTGCCGATAAGCtgttcttttattaaaatgactaaaatatcctTTAAAACTTTACAAAgaattataaattaaaaagtttctttgtaaagaaaaggatgaacaacgaatatggaatgaagaaaaagttaaaaatttggaaaaatattttgtgaattaaaaaatattattaaagacAAACTAGTAAAAAccttggtcaaactaaaagtgcttataagcttaAAAGCCATAAGTTGGGGTTTACCAACTTATGACTTATGGCTAATTTTAGCTTATTAGTACTTTGAGTGTCTATCAAACGCATAGATAAGTCAAACAATTATAAACCAGTTTGACcaacttataagcttagccaacaCCCTCTTAATCATTTAAAGTTTCAAACATGTTGTAAAGTTGCTTAATTTCATATTTAAACATCATTTTTCTAAGGGATAATTACAATTTTGGGCCGccgaaaataaaataattgaaatatGTTTTGTATATTAGGTATAAATATACATATAATAATACATATCATATAAATAATTTGGGTTTTCGCTTGTAATTATTTGGGAATGTTATACGAATAGCCGGCCAAattcattatttactttttctagtcgATATACATAagttatatattgattatatacatacatatattatacatctgctggctatttttagtttaagagtTTAGGTGgccggctatttgggttaattctttgGGTCGGGGGCTAAAAATGAAAAAGCCCTTTCTAAAACTTTTGGGTTGTGGGCCTGACGGGCTACGCTGGGTTGTAGCATGGTGATCTGTGTAACAAGACTTTTGGAGTTGTAGGTTTGTTTGCTTGAAATTGGTTTGTTTTTACTGCATGGGCCGTTGCCATTTGATTGGGCAGTCAAATGGTATATCCCAATTCGTATCAAAATTCAAGAATCCTCAACATTTAGGGAGAATGACACGAATAAGATGCTTTTGTGCCACTATTAAGTTTTTGGTTAAACTAATAAAAAATTTAGGAAAAAGCTCTATGACAGAATTTTAAAATACGTCGAGCGAGATTTTCCTTAAGCGCCATAATTTTAAAGTACACTAGACAAAATTATGGTGATTGTCAAGATTTTATTCGGAAGGATCATCAGAATTTTTTCACTATTGTGGCTGAAACTCTAGTGATAATTAAAATTTAGTGGCAAAATCATGacgaacaccataattattgtgtgctttaAAATTTTGCTTAACATGATTTAGCCTTTAAAATTCTGGCAATCGATAAAAAAATCTTGTCTAATGTGCTTTAAAATTTGGCGTGAGACTATTTTCCTAAAATATATCTTGATTTTAGGAAATGTCATGACCAAAAATCACGTGACCAGCACCCGACACACTATCCGATCCGAGTGAACCAAAtcatgtgatgcacccaaatcatatacatgaaaaccaatttaactgcaaaatctccttgaaaatcatatacattttcaagttaaatgataaaatattttccaattcaaaatcacacatgatgcctttcatgataataacaatgagactaagtaaaataaatatactttcatgaATGTCGCGTACAAACCCGTTACTATAACCTTTCACAACTTTCTATGGAGgctctataccaaagaatagaattAAACACTTGGGCTAATACTCTACTAGCATAAATTAAGAAaacaacatgata
Encoded proteins:
- the LOC104094896 gene encoding protein VERNALIZATION 3, with product MPREREPLVVGRVIGDVLDPFTRSIGLGVIYRDREVNNGCELRPSQVINQPRVEVGGDDLRTFYTLVMVDPDAPSPSDPNLREYLHWLVTDIPATTGASFGQEIVCYESPRPTMGIHRFVFVLFRQLGRQTVYAPGWRQNFNTKDFAELYNLGLPVAAVYFNCQRESGSGGRRRSAD